The following proteins are encoded in a genomic region of Gimesia algae:
- a CDS encoding aminotransferase class V-fold PLP-dependent enzyme yields the protein MVANLTSIRDDFPILNQKLPNGQPLVYLDSGASAQRPRSVINKITEVYEQYYSNVHRGVHQLGDRVTTEMEAARTRIQSFIGAAAPEEIIFTSGTTMSVNLIAQAWGRHFLKGGDEIILNEMEHHANFVPWQAIARERGAVLKFIQLTPDGRLDLDHYQCLLSPKTKLVAVTGMSNVLGTINPIAEMAHKAHEAGALIFVDGAQSVPHQPVDVVSSEIDFLAFSGHKLFGPSGVGILYGRKSLLENLPPFLYGGNMISEVHLEESHWASLPARFEAGTPAITDAIALGTAVEYITELGFDAIQEQEHILGEYALQQLREVPGLQIYGPQELIQRGTIFSFNVAGAHPEDLATLLDRKGIAVRHGHHCTMPLHQHLEIAASVRASLAFYNTTDEIDALIDALDFARKRLRLT from the coding sequence ATGGTCGCCAATCTCACATCCATTCGGGATGATTTCCCGATTCTGAATCAGAAGCTCCCCAACGGGCAGCCTCTCGTCTACCTCGACAGCGGCGCATCTGCACAGCGTCCCCGTTCTGTGATCAATAAAATCACGGAAGTCTATGAGCAGTATTATTCCAACGTGCACCGCGGCGTCCATCAGCTGGGCGACCGCGTCACTACCGAAATGGAAGCAGCCCGCACCCGGATCCAGTCTTTCATCGGTGCCGCAGCTCCTGAAGAAATCATTTTCACTTCAGGTACAACCATGTCGGTCAACCTGATCGCCCAGGCCTGGGGGCGCCATTTCCTTAAAGGCGGTGATGAGATCATCCTGAATGAAATGGAACACCATGCGAACTTCGTTCCCTGGCAGGCAATCGCCAGAGAACGCGGTGCCGTCCTCAAGTTCATCCAGCTGACACCCGATGGGCGCCTTGACCTCGATCACTATCAATGCCTGCTCTCCCCGAAAACAAAACTCGTAGCCGTCACAGGCATGTCGAACGTTTTAGGGACGATCAACCCCATCGCCGAAATGGCTCATAAGGCACATGAAGCCGGTGCACTGATTTTTGTCGACGGTGCACAAAGTGTTCCCCACCAACCGGTCGATGTCGTCAGTAGCGAGATCGACTTCCTCGCCTTTTCAGGCCACAAACTGTTTGGCCCCTCAGGTGTCGGTATCCTCTACGGCCGCAAATCACTTCTGGAAAATCTCCCCCCGTTCCTCTATGGTGGAAATATGATTTCGGAAGTGCATCTCGAGGAATCTCACTGGGCCAGTCTTCCCGCCCGCTTTGAAGCGGGAACTCCTGCGATCACCGATGCCATCGCCCTGGGAACCGCCGTTGAATATATTACAGAGCTGGGCTTTGACGCGATCCAGGAACAGGAGCACATCCTCGGCGAATACGCGCTGCAGCAACTGCGCGAAGTTCCCGGCTTGCAGATTTACGGGCCGCAGGAACTCATACAGCGGGGAACCATCTTCAGCTTTAACGTCGCAGGGGCGCATCCCGAAGACCTCGCCACGCTCCTGGACCGCAAGGGAATCGCTGTCCGGCACGGACATCACTGCACCATGCCCCTGCATCAGCATCTGGAGATTGCTGCCAGCGTGCGGGCCAGCCTGGCATTCTATAACACCACCGATGAAATTGACGCGCTGATCGATGCCCTCGACTTCGCCCGAAAGCGACTGCGCCTGACATAA
- a CDS encoding cold-shock protein codes for MAEGTIKKVTQKGFGFIDTESGKDLFFHSSNLEGVSFEQLYEGQRVSFTEGRGEKGPRAENVKPI; via the coding sequence ATGGCTGAAGGTACAATTAAGAAAGTGACACAAAAGGGATTTGGGTTTATCGACACAGAAAGTGGAAAAGACTTGTTCTTCCACTCGTCTAACCTCGAAGGTGTGTCATTTGAGCAGCTCTACGAAGGGCAACGCGTCTCCTTCACAGAAGGACGTGGCGAAAAAGGACCAAGAGCAGAAAATGTTAAACCTATCTAG